The following nucleotide sequence is from Natronosalvus caseinilyticus.
GTTCGAGCACGCGGTCGACGCTCTCGGGGTCGCCCGACACCTCGAGTCCCTGGCGGTCGCGGGTCGTCTCGATTCGGACGTCGGCAGGCGCCGTCGGGAAGTCGGTCTCGAACCGCGCGCGGATGGGTTCCGAGGCCTGGACGACCGTGTGGCCGGCCTCGAGGAGCCGCTGGGTCACGGCGGTGGTGTAGATGCCGCGGACGCGAGCGCGAACGTCGATGGCGGTACCTGGATCGGTCGGCCCGTCGGTGCCATTATCCCCCTCGCTCATCGCAGCGTCTCCCGGTCGGCGGCGAATCGGACCCGGTCGTTGATCGAGGGGCCGAGCGTCAGTTCGACGTGCTCCTCGTCGAGCACCCGGCCATCCTCGACGTAGACGCCCCAGGTGTCGAACCGGAGCCAGCCGCGCATCTCGGCGGCGTGGGTGGTCAGGTCGAGCCCCTCCACGGCATGTTTGGGGAACTCGGCGCTCGAGTGAGCCATGTCGAGATCCGAGTAGACGGTGTCGTGGCGCTCGAAGAACGACTCGAGGGCCGCGGCGTCCGTGGCGACGGCCTCGACGACGAGTTCCGAGGCCCGCCGGAGGTCGTCGGTCTCGAGGCCGACCTCCCGGAGGGCCCGTTGGGTTCGCTGATCGAAGTGCATGGACGACGGTTCGCACCGAGAGCGTTTGTGGATTGTGGGTTCGCGGCGAACGGTGACTCGAGTTTGTGCGTTCAGTGGTACGGACCCAACAGCAACAGCGGGCACGGCGGCGGCTCGAGACGGCGGTGACGGCAGCGACGGCTCGTAGTCGGAATCAGTCGTCGGCGTGAGCGCCAGTCAACGAAGAATAGGTGGTGCCGGACGACAGGGACGTCGTCGGCGTCGGGTCGGCGTTGGGTTGGTCGGGTTCGATGCGTTCGGTTTCGGGTTCAAGTTCGTCGTTCTCGAGTCGTTTGGTCTCTTTCTCGAGTGTGCCGGCGATCGCCGGCGGAAGGTTTCGTACGTGTGTTGTGTCCTCCGGGGAGGGCGGCGACGTGAGGAGGACGCCACGGGTGGGTCGAGTCATGGTCGAGGGTGGGCATTCATTCCGCATAAAGCCGATCCTTAAACACCTATTGTCATATAATCTCATATAAGGTATTCGCGTCCACGAACGTATTTGATCGCTGGCTAGTGTATAAGGGATATGGCCAGCAAGCGCGACCCGATCGAACGAGCGGCCGGCTCCTCGGCCGACCTCTACGACGTCTCGACCTGGGAACCTCGCTCGCGACTCGACCGATTCGCCGCCTGGCTGTACGCCGCCATCAGTTACGGACTCCATGCCATCGTACTCGCCGTCGCCCTGTTGATCACGATTTCGCTCCTGGCTTCGCCCACGTTTCTCGTCCTCGACGAGCCGCTCATCGGCGCGTTCTTCGCACTCTCGGTCGTCCCCGCCGCGCTCCTTGCCGCGTACATCTGGTACGCGGACATCACCACGAGCGAACCGCTCTCGCTGCTGGTCAGTACGTTCGTCCTGGCCGTCCTCTTCGCCACGTTCGCCGCCGTCACGAATACGTTCGCCGGCTCCTTCCTCCGGCCAGTCCCCATCGTCGGGACGATTCTCTTCTTCTACCTGGTCGTCGGGCCCGTCGAGGAGGCGGTCAAACTCCTCGCCGTGCGCGTCTTCGCCTTCCGGAGCGACTCCTTCGACGCCGTCATCGACGGCGCCGTCTACGGCGCTGTCGCGGGGCTCGGCTTCGCCGCCATCGAGAACGCCCTCTACATCACCCAGTCCGTCGGCACCGTCGGGGCCGAGACCAGCCTGTTCGCCGCCGCGGGCGGGATCACGACGACCCGCGCGCTCGCCGGCCCCGGCCACGTCATCTACTCCGCCGTCGCCGGCTACTACCTCGGCCTCGCGAAGTTCAACCCGACGAACGCCGGTCCCATCGTCGTCAAAGGGCTCCTCGTCGCCGCGTTCATCCATGCGACGTACAACGTCACCGTCCAGATCGTCCCGCCGGTGATCGCCGCGTTCTGGGGGTTGGGCCCCGCACTCGCGGTGATCGTCTACGTCGTCGTCTACGACGGGCTGGCCGCCTTCTACCTCTACCGGAAACTCAGCCGCTACCGTCGAACCTACCGCGCCGTCCGGGACGACGGCGACGACCACGGCGCGGAGATGACGGAGTTCGAACCGGGGCAGCGCTGAACACGCGGAGTCGGTTCCGCTCCGTTACTGCGTAGCCGCGAGACGGTCGCGCTCGAGGTGCCCCTCGAGCAACCGTTCGACGTACTTCGCGAGGACGTCGACCTCGAGGTGGACGAGGTCGCCGGGGGACTTCTCGGAGAGCGTCGTCAGGTCGTAGGTCGTCGGGATGATCGCCACCGTCACTCGGCCGTCGTCGGTCAGGTCGGCCACGGTGAGGCTGATGCCGTCGAGCGTGATCGATCCCTTCTCGACGACGTAGCGGTCGTAGTTTTCGGGGAGGTCGAACTCGAAGAACCAGTCGTCGCCGACGGACTCGATTCCGGAAACGGTCGCCACCGCGTCGACGTGCCCCTGGACGACGTGGCCGTCGAAGCGACCGTCGGCGGGCATCGCCCGCTCGAGGTTGACCGCATCGCCGACCCCGAGTGAACCGAGGTAGGTCCGCTCGACGGTTTCGCTGGCGAGGAAGACCTCGAACCAGGTGCCGGGATCGAACGCCTCGACGGTCAGGCAGGCGCCGCTGACGCTAATCGACTGTCCGTGTGCGAGGTCCGTGGCGACCTCGTCGGCACCGATACGGAGTCTCAGTCCCTCGTCCGTCTCGGTTCGGTCGACGATTTCGCCCGTCTCCTCGACGATGCCGGTGAACATGCTCGAGACTCGCGCGCTCGCGACCAAATACGTTCCGAATTTGTAATGCATCCCACATTCGTTACGGTGCTCGAGCGGAGTCGTCGTGTTTTTGCCGCTCCTCGACGAATAGTCCCGCAATGGGTGGCCTCATCGATACGATCAAACTCGCCGGTATCCTCGTCTTCGCGATTCCCGCCGGGCTCGCTGGTCTCGAGCTCGCGATGCGGGGAAACACGCTCGTGGGCGGCGCACTCGTCGGCCTGGCGATCATGCTGGTCGTCATCGACCACTACCTGACGACACCTGGCGACATTCCGGGGATGGTCGCGAGTCGTGTGGCCGGAAAGGCGGTTCGGGACCCCGAGGAGTCCGAGGAGTGACGACCAGAGTCCGGGCAAACGCCTCGGCTGAAGGTCCCGGTCGACGTCGACATCGGCGTCGGCACTGACCACCGGCCGAACGGGAGCGTCAGGGGGCAGATTCCGCGATGTCGTCAATCGCGTACACGCGAACGCTCGTCGGCCGCTTCGTAAACTGTCCAAGCAACCGTCCGACGAGGCGGTCGACCCCCGCATCCGCGGCGACGTCGAGCAGTTGCTGACTCACGAGACCGTCGAAGAGCATCGTCGAAACCGAATCGGGCTCTGCCGCCTCGAGCAACGCCTGGGCGTCGCTCGCCTCGCCTTCCTCGAGAATCTCACCGTCGGCGTCGAGGAACCGAACGCGCTCGGTCCCGTTTCGGATCACCTCGGTGGCGTGGTCGTAGACGGTTCGCGATTGTGGCTCCCTGGAATCGGTGGACGTCGCCCCTGATTTGGGAGCGGACTCGGTACCTGAATCCACCGTAGAGCTGTCGTCGACGCCTCCCTCGAGCGACGGTGAATCGGAATCGGAATCGGAATCGGCCCCGAGGCCCGGACTCGAGTCGGGCTGAACCGGACCGTCGGCTGGTGATTCGGTGCTCACCGGCGGCGCGGGCGTCTGGCTGCCGTCGGTCGCGGCGATGGCGTCTCGCGGTTCGTTCGCTCCGGAGACGGATTCGAAGGGGACCTTGTTTCGCAGGGCCGTGAACAGCTGGGTGTGATCGAGATCCTCGACCGAGGTCCCCGCCGGGGCGAAGGTGACGTAGTCGATGTCGCCGACCTGGGAGAGTTCCTCGAAGATTAGATCGCCGCCGCGATCGCCGTCGAGGAACACCGTCACCGTACGGTGGTGGGTGAGTTCCGCGACCGCGTCGGGGACGTTCGTCCCCTCGACAGCGATGGCGTTCTTGACGCCGTACTTGAGCATGGTGAGGACGTCCGACCGTCCCTCGACGACGATGATGGCATCGCTGTCGCCGACCCGTGGCCCGGCCGGCAGGCCCTCGAACTCGGTGATGTCCGCGACGCGGACGTACTCGCGCACCTCCTCGAGGATCTCGTCGGAGGACATGACGGAGTCGTCGAAGCCCGTCCGGAGGAGTTCCTTCGCGCGCTCGACGACGTCCTTGCGTTTCGCTGCGCGAACGTCTTCGATGTCGCCGACCTCGAGGTTTGCCCGGCAAGGACCGACCCGGGTGATCGTCTCGAGGGAGGCCGCGAGCGTGGCGGTCTCGACCTTGTCGAGGCTGGTTGCGATCGTCAGGTGGCCCTGCGACGTTCCGCGAGTGCTGGTGATTTCGACGTCGATGTGCCCGACCTTGCCCGACTGGCGGAGTTCGCGGAGGTCGAGTTCGTCGCCAAGGAGACCCTCGGTCTGGCCGAAGATGGCGCCGACGACGTCGCTGCGCTCGACCACCCCGTCGGCCGTGACGTTCGCCCGGATGAGATATTTTGACGTGTCTTCCATGGGAGATCCGGTCCGCGTGGGACCTGCGGCGCGAACATCGCGCCCGTAGACCGTTTACTCGTATATAGGTACTCGACGGCAAATACCTGTTGACCGGCAGGTTCGCCTCGAGGGGCGGTCGACCCGGCCGTAACGTCGTCTCCCGAGTGACACAGTGACACACCCCCAGTGCCTTGATAGGCACGTCGACTCGAGAGAGCGTATGAGCGAGGAGACGCAGGACACCGGTTCGGGCGCCGAACGGCGTGAGCGAAGCGAACGCGGCGAGCGTTCGGACCACGTGGACGACCACACTCGAGCGCAGGACCTGTCGTCGCTCGAGCCCGAAACCTACTACGACGAGTATGGCGACGACGAGTGGAACCGCCTCGAGGCCACCCTGGGCGGTCACCTCGAGTTCGAGGGCACTACGACCTATCTCGAGCGCTACCTGCCGAACTCGGGTCGCGTCCTCGACGCGGGCGGCGGCGCGGGGCGGTACGCCGTCTGGCTCGCCGAGCGTGGCTATACGGTGACGCTCGCGGACCGCAGCGCTCGCCAATGCGAACTCGCCCGGGAGAAAGCCCACGAGCACGGCGTCGCCGACCGCGTGACAGTCGAACGCGCCGACCTGCGCGCGCTGCCGTTCGCCGACGACCGGTTCGACGCCGTCTGCTGTACCGGCGGGCCGCTCTCCCACCTCACCGACGAGGCCGACCGGGAGCGGGCACTCGCCGAACTCCGCCGCGTCGCCCGGCCCGAGAGCCCCGTCTTCGTCTCCGTCATGGGTCGACTCGCGGTCCTCCAGAACCTCGTCCGCTCCGTGGAGTACGCCCCCGGCGTCCCGGCGATGGTCGAGAGCGGCACCTACGACGCCGACTTCGCCCGCGAACACCTCGCTCACCTCGAGGAACCTGGTTTCACGGCGTGTCACTTCTTCCGGGCCGCAGAGCTCGAGGCCGTCCTCGAGTCGGCCGGATTCGAGGTCGAGGCGCTGGTGGGACTCGAGGGAATTGCGGCGAACGTCGGCGAGCGGCAGGAACTAGAGGACCTCGACCCGGCTACGGTCGAGGCCGTCATCGAGGCCGTTCGCAGCCTGCGGACGGACCCTGCCGTCGTCGACTGGTCGAATCACATCCTGGCGGTTGTTCGAGCCTGAGTGTCCACTATTGTTATCGAAGTATATTACTATAGATAAAATAGTACTGTCGCTGCTTACTCGAGCGGCTCCGTCACCTTCGCGGGATTAGTGGGTTCGGTGAGGCGGACGCGGCCGTCTCCGTGGACGCTGACGCGGTACCCTTCGTAGGTAAACTCGAAGACCCTGTCCTCGAGGTCGGCGCCGCTGTTTCGTAGACGGAACAGAGCGTTGAGGGCATCCGGATCGATGACCTCGTAGATCGGCGGCATCTCGACCAGCGACCGCCCGGAGGCCGCGGCGACCAGGTCGACGATCGTCTCGACCGGCCCCTCCGTCGGATCGAACGACTCGGTGTGTGTGCGCTTCGTTCGATCGACAGTCGCGGAGGGAGGGAGCGAATCGTCAGCGGAATCCATACACGCATCCACTCGAGTCGCCCCCATGTCTCTGGTGCTGATTATATTGACCCTTTAAGTGTGACCTTTCGAGACGGCGTCACGATACCGCGTTCTCGAGGAGAGTGCATGCGGGCACGACGAGTCGATACCTGTGTAGCTGAGGCGGGCCCACACGGCGTTTTGGAGAGCCTCGAGGTGTCAGTAGCGTCCCGAGGACGGACGCAACGTTCAATAGTCGCTGATGAGAACTTTCGAGGTATGAGTTCGCTCCTTCGCCTCGCCGGACTCGGCTTGCTCGCACTCGTGGTCCTCTGGGTCGTACTCGAGGTCGTCGTCGGGATCGTCTCGGCGATCGTCAGCCTCGTGATCAGCCTCGTCGTCCTCGCGGTAGTGATCGCGCTCGCGTACGTGGCTTACACTGCGCTCGCGTAGGCGCCGGAGGACAGGACACGAAACCGATCTCAGTTTTTCGCCGACTCGAGCAACTCGATCGCCTCGGCCCGGAGTTCGTCCACCCGGTCGGCAGACCGCGCCTCGGCGGTAACCCGAATCAGCGGCTGGGTCCCGCTCGCCCGAAGCAGGAACCAGCCGTCGCCGTGGTCGACACGCACGCCGTCGAGCGTATCCACGTCGTCGTAGCGCTCGAGGACCGACTCCACAACTGCGTCCATCACGGCGCCCTTCCGGTCGACCTCGAGGGAATCGCGCCGGATGGGATAGGTGTCGACGCTGTCGACGAGTGTCGAGAGCGGACCGCTTTCGGCGACCAGTTCGACGAGTTTCGCGGCCGCGAGCGGCCCGTCCGGGCAGAGCGTTTCCGCGGGCCAGATCCAGGCGCCGCTGGGTTCGCCGCCGAAGACGACGTCCGCGTCGGTCGCCCGTTCGGCCACGTAGACGTCGCCGACCGGCGTCTTCGTGAGCGACGCGCCGACGGCGGCCAGCGCGTCGTCGACGGTCAGGCTGGTGTCCACCGGTGCGGCCACCCGATCGCCCTCGCCCGCGGCCTCGCGAGCGAACAGCGCCAGCAGGACGTCCTTCGGGACGAATCGCCCCGTCTCGTCGACCGCGACCATCCGGTCGGCGTCTCCGTCGTGGGCGATGCCCAGGTCGGCGTCCGTCGCGCCGACCGTCTCGAGCAGCGTCTCGAGGGTCTCCTCGTTCGGCTCGCTCGGCCGGCCGGGGAACGATCCGTCTGGCTGGCCGTTGAGCGTCGTGACCGTACAACCGAGGTCCGCGAGTACGTCCGCAGTGACCCGCCCCGCGCCGTTCCCGAGGTCGAGCACGATCGAGAGCGGGGTCTCGAGCGAGACGGCCTCCCGGATGGCGTCGGCGTGATTCGCGGCGGCGTCCTGGTACGCACGAACGGTGCCGTGGCCGTCCCAGTCCGTGAGGTCGTAGTCGCTCTGCTCGATGCGGGCCGAAATTGCATCTCGCTGGTCGGGCCCGAACGCCTTCCCGGAGGGTGTCCAGAGCTTGATTCCGTTGTCGGTCGCCGGGTTGTGCGAGGCCGTGATGACGACCCCCGCGTCGGCCTCGAGCGTGCCGACCGCGCGGGCGACGGTGGGCGTGGCCGCGAGTCCGAGGTCGACGACGTCCGCGCCGCACTCGCGGAGGCCGGCCTCGAGCGCCTGGCCGAGAACCCTGCCGCTCTCCCTGGCGTCGCGGCCGAGGACGACCCGGTCGTAGCCCTCGGAGGCGACCGCTCGCCCGACCGAGAGTGCGAGTTCGGCCGTGACTTCCTCACCCACGGCACCGCGAATACCGCTCGTTCCGAACATAGCGAGGAGTGTGACGTACGGTTACGTTATACTGTCGATTGGACCAGTCGAGAGCGGCCGCGACTACCGGTGCTCGAGAGTACGTCGATCAGCAGTATCGGATGTCGATTGAACCGGTAGAGAGCAGCGGCAACTGCCGGCGCTCGAGGGTATACCCCGAGAGGTGTTCGCCACTACGCTCGAAAAAAGTCGAAGAGACGAGAGGGTTTCGAGCGAAGCGATCGTCAGTCGCTGGTTTCGTTTTCCGTGGCCTCGTCTGTTTCGTTGGTGTCGTCTGTCTCGTTGGTGTCGTCGGTGCCGTCAGACTCGGAGGTATCGTTCGATTCGTCGGTATCGTTGGTGTCGTTGGTGCCGTCAGACTCGGTGGTGTCGTCGGTGTCGTCCGTTTCGTTGGAATCGTCGGCCTCGTCAGACTCGGTCTCGTCCGTCACCCCACTCGAGTCGGACTCGACGTCCGGGTTGAAGTGGATGTGCTCGACGACCGCGCCGTAGATGTCGTCGTACTGTTTGTCTTTATCCATCAGGAAGACCTCGACGGTCAGGCGCTCGTTTTCGCCGAACTCCTCGAGACCGCCCGGACGGACCTCGATGTGGAACGTCCCGTTTTCGGTCATCTCGACCTGACCGGTGCGCTCGACGATTTTCCGGTTGCCTTCCCCTTCGTTGATCTTGACGAAGAAGTACGGCTCACCGATGACGTTACCGTACTCCGGCGGGTCGACATCCTCCATACTCGTGTTGGCAACGATCTTGATGTTGAAGTCCGAGTAGCCCTCGCCGTTTTCCGCCTCTACCTTGTCGACGAACTCGACGCTCTTGATCCGGGTCGAACTCTCGTCTTTCCATTCGAGCGGCATGTTCGGCTGCTGTGGCGGTGACCAGCTGGACTGGGTCGATTCGTCGTCTTCCCGGTCGTCGGTTGAACCGTCGTCAGTAGAACCGTCACCGTCCGAATCATCGTCGGCGTCCTGGCTCTCGTTCGGCGAATCGTGCTCGTCGGTATCGTTCTCTGAGGTGTTCTCCGACGGATTCTCCCCGTCGGGCTGTGTCTCCTCCGGCGAATCGCCCGCGCCGAACCCTCCGAGGGACGTACACCCCGAGAGAGCGACGAGTAAGACGACGCCGATTACAGCGAGTGTTCTAAACTGCATCGTGGACGTCGGTATCGGCTTCCGTCACATCATTATAGCCCTGATAAGTCACCTTGGTCGCCGTATAACAACCCCATAGTCGAGTTCGTCGACGGGGAAACCGTGTTCGAGGGACCGGTTTCGGGTGTTCGCCGAAGCGTTCGAGCGACGACGTGCGAAGATAGTCGAATCGAGTGGTGCGTCGCTCGAGCCGGCAGTCGTCAGACTGTCCCCGGCAGCCGGCAGCCGGCAGCCGCTAACCGTCTCCGGAAGCCACCCCCGTCAGACCGTCTCCGGAAGCCAGCCGCCGTCGACCTCGAGGTTCTGACCGCTCACGTAGTCGCTCTCCGGGTCGACGAAGAACAGGAGTGGGCGGACGAGGTCGTCGAAATTGGCGGGGCGGCCCCGGGGAATCTCCTCGGGGAAGGCCTCCGAGTTCTCGACGACGTACGGCGAGATGACGTTGACGGTGATGCCGTCGTCCTGGGTCTCGGCGGCGAGCATCCGCGTGAACATGATCACGCCCGCTTTGGCGACGAAGTACGGAAAATTCACCGGGTTAACCAGTCCCTTCTCGCTCGAGGCGTTGCCGAGGTTGACGATGCGACCGAACCCCTTCTCGCGCATGCCGGGGAGGGCACGCTTCGAGCAGAGGTAGGTGCCGTTGAGGTTCGTCTCGAGGATGCGGTTCCAGGTCTCGAACTCGAGATCGGCCCAGTGGGTGGGCGCGAAGTCGCCGACGTTGTTCACCAGTACGTCGACGGCCCCCAGGTCGTCCTCGACGCTCGAGAACAGTTCGTCGACGCTTGCGGGGTCGGTCACGTCGCCGCGAACCGTCGTGACGGCCTCGGCGCCGCGGTCTCGAGCCTCGTCGGCGACCGACCTGGCGGCCGCGTCGCTGGTGTGATAGTGGACGGCCGTCTTCGCGCCGCGTTCGGCTAGCGCCAGCAGAAACGCTCGACCGATGCCGCGAGCGCTGCCGGTGACCAGTACGGTTCGACCGGTGAGGTCTGGATCGTCCATATCCCATCCTCGCGCAGGAGCACAAAAAGTCGCCGGGGTCGTTAGGCGAAATTTTTACTCGATATTGAGTAAGAGTATGAACGCTTAAGGTAGTGGAGGGTATACGTACTGAATATGACGCTCGAAACAATCCTGCTCGCGGTTGGTCCGGGCGATGCCGAACGGACGGACGCACTCGCCGAGGCAGTGATCGAAGTCGCAGCACCCGTGGAGTCGACGGTCGTGCTCGCTCACGTCTTCACCGACGACGAGTACGAGAAGGTCGTAGATCAGCTCTCGTTCGACACCGGGGTCGAAGAGGTCAACCCGGACGAGGTCGCCGGACGTCACGCCACGATCCGCGACCTCCGAAATCCGCTCGACGACGCGGGCGTGAACTACGAGGTTCGCGGCTCGGTGGGCGATCACGGGAAGGCAATCGTCGACCTGTCGACCGACGTGAGCGCCGACCGCGTCGTCGTCGGCGGGCGAAAA
It contains:
- a CDS encoding DUF7532 family protein, translating into MHFDQRTQRALREVGLETDDLRRASELVVEAVATDAAALESFFERHDTVYSDLDMAHSSAEFPKHAVEGLDLTTHAAEMRGWLRFDTWGVYVEDGRVLDEEHVELTLGPSINDRVRFAADRETLR
- a CDS encoding PrsW family intramembrane metalloprotease; its protein translation is MASKRDPIERAAGSSADLYDVSTWEPRSRLDRFAAWLYAAISYGLHAIVLAVALLITISLLASPTFLVLDEPLIGAFFALSVVPAALLAAYIWYADITTSEPLSLLVSTFVLAVLFATFAAVTNTFAGSFLRPVPIVGTILFFYLVVGPVEEAVKLLAVRVFAFRSDSFDAVIDGAVYGAVAGLGFAAIENALYITQSVGTVGAETSLFAAAGGITTTRALAGPGHVIYSAVAGYYLGLAKFNPTNAGPIVVKGLLVAAFIHATYNVTVQIVPPVIAAFWGLGPALAVIVYVVVYDGLAAFYLYRKLSRYRRTYRAVRDDGDDHGAEMTEFEPGQR
- a CDS encoding riboflavin synthase is translated as MFTGIVEETGEIVDRTETDEGLRLRIGADEVATDLAHGQSISVSGACLTVEAFDPGTWFEVFLASETVERTYLGSLGVGDAVNLERAMPADGRFDGHVVQGHVDAVATVSGIESVGDDWFFEFDLPENYDRYVVEKGSITLDGISLTVADLTDDGRVTVAIIPTTYDLTTLSEKSPGDLVHLEVDVLAKYVERLLEGHLERDRLAATQ
- a CDS encoding DUF7533 family protein — protein: MGGLIDTIKLAGILVFAIPAGLAGLELAMRGNTLVGGALVGLAIMLVVIDHYLTTPGDIPGMVASRVAGKAVRDPEESEE
- the dnaG gene encoding DNA primase DnaG encodes the protein MEDTSKYLIRANVTADGVVERSDVVGAIFGQTEGLLGDELDLRELRQSGKVGHIDVEITSTRGTSQGHLTIATSLDKVETATLAASLETITRVGPCRANLEVGDIEDVRAAKRKDVVERAKELLRTGFDDSVMSSDEILEEVREYVRVADITEFEGLPAGPRVGDSDAIIVVEGRSDVLTMLKYGVKNAIAVEGTNVPDAVAELTHHRTVTVFLDGDRGGDLIFEELSQVGDIDYVTFAPAGTSVEDLDHTQLFTALRNKVPFESVSGANEPRDAIAATDGSQTPAPPVSTESPADGPVQPDSSPGLGADSDSDSDSPSLEGGVDDSSTVDSGTESAPKSGATSTDSREPQSRTVYDHATEVIRNGTERVRFLDADGEILEEGEASDAQALLEAAEPDSVSTMLFDGLVSQQLLDVAADAGVDRLVGRLLGQFTKRPTSVRVYAIDDIAESAP
- a CDS encoding class I SAM-dependent methyltransferase; amino-acid sequence: MSEETQDTGSGAERRERSERGERSDHVDDHTRAQDLSSLEPETYYDEYGDDEWNRLEATLGGHLEFEGTTTYLERYLPNSGRVLDAGGGAGRYAVWLAERGYTVTLADRSARQCELAREKAHEHGVADRVTVERADLRALPFADDRFDAVCCTGGPLSHLTDEADRERALAELRRVARPESPVFVSVMGRLAVLQNLVRSVEYAPGVPAMVESGTYDADFAREHLAHLEEPGFTACHFFRAAELEAVLESAGFEVEALVGLEGIAANVGERQELEDLDPATVEAVIEAVRSLRTDPAVVDWSNHILAVVRA
- a CDS encoding HalOD1 output domain-containing protein, with product MDSADDSLPPSATVDRTKRTHTESFDPTEGPVETIVDLVAAASGRSLVEMPPIYEVIDPDALNALFRLRNSGADLEDRVFEFTYEGYRVSVHGDGRVRLTEPTNPAKVTEPLE
- the glmM gene encoding phosphoglucosamine mutase translates to MFGTSGIRGAVGEEVTAELALSVGRAVASEGYDRVVLGRDARESGRVLGQALEAGLRECGADVVDLGLAATPTVARAVGTLEADAGVVITASHNPATDNGIKLWTPSGKAFGPDQRDAISARIEQSDYDLTDWDGHGTVRAYQDAAANHADAIREAVSLETPLSIVLDLGNGAGRVTADVLADLGCTVTTLNGQPDGSFPGRPSEPNEETLETLLETVGATDADLGIAHDGDADRMVAVDETGRFVPKDVLLALFAREAAGEGDRVAAPVDTSLTVDDALAAVGASLTKTPVGDVYVAERATDADVVFGGEPSGAWIWPAETLCPDGPLAAAKLVELVAESGPLSTLVDSVDTYPIRRDSLEVDRKGAVMDAVVESVLERYDDVDTLDGVRVDHGDGWFLLRASGTQPLIRVTAEARSADRVDELRAEAIELLESAKN
- a CDS encoding SDR family NAD(P)-dependent oxidoreductase — its product is MDDPDLTGRTVLVTGSARGIGRAFLLALAERGAKTAVHYHTSDAAARSVADEARDRGAEAVTTVRGDVTDPASVDELFSSVEDDLGAVDVLVNNVGDFAPTHWADLEFETWNRILETNLNGTYLCSKRALPGMREKGFGRIVNLGNASSEKGLVNPVNFPYFVAKAGVIMFTRMLAAETQDDGITVNVISPYVVENSEAFPEEIPRGRPANFDDLVRPLLFFVDPESDYVSGQNLEVDGGWLPETV
- a CDS encoding universal stress protein, which codes for MTLETILLAVGPGDAERTDALAEAVIEVAAPVESTVVLAHVFTDDEYEKVVDQLSFDTGVEEVNPDEVAGRHATIRDLRNPLDDAGVNYEVRGSVGDHGKAIVDLSTDVSADRVVVGGRKRSPTGKAVFGSTAQEVLLSAPCPVTFVRSSD